Proteins co-encoded in one Streptomyces sp. NBC_01283 genomic window:
- a CDS encoding tetratricopeptide repeat protein, translated as MHEESRTAASRRRFAEEARSERPDLSLLCLLLSAEADPELGDDDIDAAQIELDRLAGQLPFRPGGARAWAVALAELLGARCGFMGTPTDYQRLESSLLHEVLQRRRGLPILLSVVWIEVARRAGAPVYGVALPGHFVVGFGAREEQVLTDPFAGGRLLTREDAELLVAGSSGGTVSSSMLTPADPLNIVLRILNNIRAWAAARPERSDVALWAVELSLLLPAHPARLRYERAQLLVQRGDFLAGAAELEEYADVVTTVEPTTADRVRDQARAARAMLN; from the coding sequence ATGCACGAGGAGTCAAGGACCGCCGCGTCCCGGCGGCGGTTCGCCGAGGAGGCCAGGTCCGAACGGCCCGACCTGTCCCTGCTGTGCCTCCTGCTGAGCGCGGAGGCTGATCCGGAGCTCGGGGACGACGACATCGACGCGGCGCAGATCGAGCTGGACCGGCTCGCCGGGCAGCTCCCCTTCCGGCCCGGCGGGGCCCGGGCGTGGGCGGTCGCGCTCGCCGAACTCCTGGGCGCGCGGTGCGGGTTCATGGGAACGCCCACCGACTACCAGCGCCTGGAGTCCTCCCTCCTGCACGAGGTGCTGCAGCGCCGCCGCGGTCTGCCGATCCTGCTCTCGGTGGTGTGGATCGAGGTGGCACGGCGGGCGGGCGCACCCGTCTACGGCGTCGCGCTGCCCGGTCATTTCGTGGTCGGATTCGGCGCGCGCGAGGAGCAGGTGCTCACCGACCCGTTCGCCGGCGGGCGGCTCCTGACCCGCGAGGACGCGGAGCTGCTGGTGGCGGGCTCGTCGGGCGGCACGGTGTCCTCCTCGATGCTGACGCCCGCCGATCCGCTGAACATCGTGCTCCGCATCCTCAACAACATCCGCGCCTGGGCGGCGGCCCGCCCCGAGCGCTCGGACGTCGCGCTCTGGGCGGTCGAACTCTCCCTGCTGCTGCCCGCCCACCCGGCGCGGCTGCGTTACGAACGGGCCCAACTACTCGTCCAGCGCGGCGACTTCCTCGCCGGTGCGGCGGAGCTGGAGGAGTACGCCGATGTGGTGACGACGGTGGAGCCGACCACCGCGGACCGGGTGCGGGATCAGGCGCGGGCCGCGCGGGCCATGCTCAACTGA
- a CDS encoding AraC family transcriptional regulator: MVARQEISAWRPPVAGVVEVFHAHFTEHAYPMHVHDAWTLLIVDDGAVRYDLDRHEHGTPGDTVSLLPPQVPHNGSPATPDGFRKRVLYLDMTQLDASFIGPAVDGPDLVDPVLRGRVGQLHAALARRGDELEAESRLALIGERLRGHLRPRITTGTPGDTGRGVAQNLRDLLDERLFDGVTLAEAARLVHAHPTHLVRAFSGAYGIAPHQYVMSRRVDHARRLLLAGQPPGEVATAAGFYDQSHLTRHFKRVVGIAPGRYARTGAVS; this comes from the coding sequence ATGGTGGCCCGGCAGGAGATTTCCGCATGGCGCCCGCCGGTCGCGGGTGTCGTGGAGGTCTTCCACGCCCACTTCACCGAGCACGCGTACCCGATGCACGTCCACGACGCGTGGACCCTGCTGATCGTGGACGACGGAGCCGTCCGCTACGACCTGGACCGCCACGAGCACGGCACACCGGGCGACACCGTCTCCCTGCTCCCGCCCCAGGTCCCGCACAACGGCTCGCCCGCCACCCCCGACGGCTTCCGCAAGCGGGTGCTCTACCTGGACATGACACAGCTCGACGCGAGCTTCATCGGCCCAGCGGTGGACGGCCCCGACCTCGTCGACCCCGTCCTGCGCGGACGCGTGGGACAGCTGCACGCGGCCCTGGCGCGCCGGGGCGACGAGCTGGAGGCCGAGAGCCGCCTGGCCCTGATCGGCGAGCGGCTGCGCGGCCACCTGCGCCCCAGGATCACCACAGGCACCCCCGGCGACACCGGCCGGGGAGTCGCCCAGAACCTTCGCGACCTCCTCGACGAGCGGCTGTTCGACGGCGTGACCCTGGCCGAGGCCGCACGCCTGGTCCACGCCCACCCCACGCATCTCGTACGCGCCTTCAGCGGGGCGTACGGCATCGCACCGCACCAGTACGTGATGTCCCGCCGCGTCGACCACGCCCGCCGTCTCCTCCTGGCGGGGCAGCCGCCGGGCGAGGTGGCGACCGCCGCCGGTTTCTACGACCAGTCGCACCTCACCCGGCACTTCAAGCGGGTGGTGGGCATCGCGCCGGGGCGCTACGCCCGCACGGGCGCCGTCAGTTGA
- a CDS encoding DUF2000 family protein: MRTTAETEAAGTETAEVTGPAPVRFDTKIAVLLRDDLEPWQRLNVTAFLVSGLGTAVPEVVGEPYEDADGIPYLPMFRQPVLVFEGSKETLTAAHGRALSRSLPRALFTSDLFATGNDRDNRAAVRAVPTDQLDLVGMLVHGPRNAVDKVLKGARMHP, translated from the coding sequence ATGAGAACCACCGCTGAGACAGAAGCCGCCGGGACAGAGACCGCCGAGGTCACGGGCCCGGCGCCCGTCCGCTTCGACACGAAGATCGCCGTCCTGCTCCGTGACGACCTGGAGCCCTGGCAGCGCCTCAACGTGACCGCGTTCCTGGTCAGCGGGCTCGGCACGGCGGTGCCCGAGGTGGTCGGCGAGCCGTACGAGGACGCCGACGGCATCCCCTATCTGCCGATGTTCCGCCAGCCCGTGCTCGTCTTCGAGGGCTCGAAGGAGACGCTGACCGCGGCGCACGGCCGGGCCCTGTCCCGCTCGCTGCCGAGGGCGCTTTTCACGTCCGACCTGTTCGCCACCGGCAACGACCGGGACAACCGGGCCGCGGTGCGGGCGGTGCCCACGGACCAGCTCGACCTGGTGGGGATGCTCGTCCACGGTCCGCGCAACGCCGTGGACAAGGTCCTCAAAGGGGCCCGGATGCACCCTTGA
- a CDS encoding tetratricopeptide repeat protein: MHPQSPERRRLFADQARAARPDLALLCLLIAAEADPGLDDAGMRATPRILDRLADQLTERLPDKAGGPRSWALALAELLGTRYGFKGRPGDYQHLRSALLHEVLRRRRGLPILLSVVWIEVARRAGVPVHGVALPGHFVVGFGARDEQVLANPFAGGHVLSTTDAELLVAGATGAPLVPSMLSPAGPLDIVLRVLNNIRAWAAARPERSDVALWAVELSLLLPAHSDRLHYDRAQLLVRRGDFMAGAAEIETYADALEDTDEAAAVRLRQEAIGARAMMN; this comes from the coding sequence ATGCACCCCCAATCCCCGGAGCGGCGACGTCTCTTCGCCGATCAGGCACGGGCCGCACGGCCCGATCTCGCGCTGCTGTGCCTGCTGATCGCCGCGGAGGCCGACCCCGGTCTCGACGACGCGGGCATGCGCGCGACGCCGCGCATCCTCGACCGCCTGGCCGACCAGCTGACCGAGCGGCTGCCCGACAAGGCCGGCGGCCCCCGGTCCTGGGCGCTCGCACTGGCCGAACTGCTCGGCACGCGCTACGGGTTCAAGGGCAGACCCGGCGACTACCAGCACCTCCGCTCGGCGCTCCTGCACGAGGTGCTGCGGCGGCGCAGGGGTCTGCCCATCCTGCTCTCGGTGGTGTGGATCGAGGTCGCCCGGCGTGCGGGCGTACCCGTCCACGGGGTGGCCCTGCCCGGCCACTTCGTGGTCGGCTTCGGCGCGCGCGACGAGCAGGTCCTCGCCAACCCGTTCGCGGGCGGGCACGTCCTGTCCACCACGGACGCGGAGCTGCTGGTGGCGGGGGCCACCGGCGCGCCGCTCGTGCCGTCGATGCTGAGCCCCGCGGGACCCCTCGACATCGTCCTGCGCGTCCTCAACAACATCCGCGCGTGGGCGGCGGCCCGCCCCGAGCGTTCGGATGTCGCGCTCTGGGCGGTCGAACTCTCCCTGCTGCTGCCCGCCCACTCGGACCGGCTGCACTACGACCGGGCGCAACTCCTGGTCCGGCGCGGCGACTTCATGGCGGGCGCCGCCGAGATCGAGACGTATGCCGACGCCCTGGAGGACACCGATGAGGCGGCGGCGGTGCGGCTGCGTCAGGAGGCCATCGGGGCACGGGCGATGATGAACTGA
- a CDS encoding response regulator transcription factor — MSSVSRVDGGAGAGGGSGTVRVLLAEDQSMVREALAALLGLEPDIEVVAQVARGDEVLAAAREHAVDVALLDIEMPGCTGIEAAAQLHAEFPGLKIVVLTTFGRPGYLRSAMEAGADAFLVKDAPAAQLAEAVRKVLAGERVIDPTLAAAALAGGANPLTDREREVLRAAADGATNAELATALHLSAGTVRNYLSTAIQKLAVRNRAEAVKVARDKGWL; from the coding sequence ATGAGCAGCGTGAGCAGGGTGGACGGCGGGGCCGGTGCGGGCGGCGGGAGCGGCACCGTCAGGGTGCTCCTCGCCGAGGACCAGTCGATGGTCCGTGAGGCGCTCGCGGCGCTGCTCGGCCTGGAGCCGGACATCGAGGTGGTCGCCCAGGTGGCCCGCGGCGACGAGGTCCTCGCTGCGGCACGCGAACACGCTGTGGACGTGGCGCTCCTCGACATCGAGATGCCCGGCTGCACGGGCATCGAGGCGGCGGCCCAACTGCACGCCGAATTCCCCGGGTTGAAGATCGTCGTCCTCACCACCTTCGGCCGCCCCGGCTACCTCCGCAGCGCCATGGAGGCCGGCGCGGACGCCTTCCTGGTCAAGGACGCGCCCGCGGCCCAGCTCGCCGAAGCGGTCCGCAAGGTCCTCGCGGGGGAGCGGGTCATCGACCCCACGCTCGCGGCGGCCGCACTCGCCGGAGGCGCGAACCCGCTGACCGACCGTGAGCGCGAGGTCCTGCGTGCCGCGGCCGACGGCGCGACCAACGCCGAGCTGGCCACGGCCCTGCACCTCTCCGCGGGCACGGTCCGCAACTACCTCTCGACGGCCATCCAGAAGCTGGCCGTGCGCAACCGCGCCGAAGCGGTCAAGGTCGCCCGGGACAAGGGCTGGCTCTGA
- a CDS encoding sensor histidine kinase codes for MSESYAAGGEKHPVYTFGRPPQGRRQFLTKSVWIGVWLVFLSSPIKDLTDGHHTTLATVFGWLGLAVFVVCYLTLVFRYTTKILQWRAVIISFGLLLALAVILALGFGDQWLGLFVYVSVSAGAVLPMRYAIYVIPGVTLVMILVGLRDDGLGDLITNLGVITLLVGFAMSGVRELIRTTIMLRQARATVAQLAANEERLRLARDLHDLLGHSLSLITLKSELAGRMLPDHPDKAAQQVADIEQVSRQALVDVREAVSGYRRRTLAGELAGARTALTAAGVAADVPLEVPAELPGEEGEAALAWVLREAVTNVVRHSGARRCTVTFTARQTLAGPLLELCVEDDGSGGSGAAAGNGLTGLTERVEAVGGVLETGPADGRGFRLAARVPLAGAAVGSPS; via the coding sequence ACACGTTCGGGCGACCGCCGCAGGGCCGCCGCCAGTTCCTGACGAAGTCGGTCTGGATCGGCGTCTGGCTGGTCTTCCTGAGCTCGCCGATCAAGGACCTGACCGACGGCCACCACACGACCCTCGCCACCGTGTTCGGCTGGCTCGGCCTCGCGGTCTTCGTGGTCTGCTACCTGACCCTGGTCTTCCGCTACACCACCAAGATCCTCCAATGGCGCGCCGTCATCATCTCCTTCGGCCTGCTCCTGGCCCTCGCCGTGATCCTCGCCCTCGGCTTCGGCGACCAGTGGCTCGGCCTCTTCGTGTACGTCTCGGTCTCCGCGGGCGCCGTCCTGCCGATGCGGTACGCGATCTATGTCATCCCCGGGGTCACCCTGGTGATGATCCTGGTGGGCCTGCGGGACGACGGCCTCGGCGACCTGATCACCAACCTCGGGGTGATCACCCTCCTGGTGGGCTTCGCGATGTCGGGCGTACGCGAGCTGATCCGTACGACGATCATGCTCCGGCAGGCCCGCGCCACCGTCGCCCAACTCGCCGCCAACGAAGAGCGGCTGAGGCTCGCCAGGGACCTGCACGACCTGCTCGGCCACTCGCTCTCCCTGATCACGCTCAAGAGCGAGCTCGCCGGGCGCATGCTCCCCGACCACCCGGACAAGGCGGCCCAGCAGGTCGCCGACATCGAACAGGTCAGCCGCCAGGCCCTGGTGGACGTGCGCGAGGCCGTCTCCGGCTACCGCAGGCGCACGCTCGCCGGTGAGCTCGCGGGCGCCCGCACGGCGCTGACGGCCGCCGGTGTCGCCGCCGACGTACCGCTGGAGGTGCCCGCCGAACTCCCGGGCGAGGAGGGCGAGGCGGCCCTCGCGTGGGTGCTGCGGGAGGCCGTCACCAACGTCGTACGGCACAGTGGCGCCCGACGCTGCACGGTGACGTTCACCGCCCGGCAGACCCTCGCGGGTCCGCTCCTCGAACTCTGTGTGGAGGACGACGGATCGGGCGGCTCGGGCGCCGCGGCGGGCAATGGCCTCACGGGTCTGACCGAGCGCGTGGAGGCGGTCGGCGGCGTCCTGGAGACGGGTCCGGCCGACGGCCGCGGCTTCCGTCTCGCGGCCCGCGTGCCGCTGGCCGGGGCGGCCGTAGGATCCCCCTCATGA